AATGCTGTTAAAGAATTATTAAAAATTTAAAATTAAGATTTTCTCCAAATTACCGCGTATTTTAACTGTTTTTAGGGACACCCCCTAGATAACCATTAAAAAAATGCATTTTATTGGTTCGAAGTTTTCGACGTCGGCTTACATGTAGGCTAAACTGCTAAACGAAATATAAAGCTAGTCGTTGACCCCACAGCCAGTGCTTAGGTAGGCTATTATCAAGTACTGTCAGTTGACGTCGGAGGCGACCATATATGAATACCGCGATGGAATTGGCGCAAACCGAATTATTCGCTGATCTAAATTCTGATCAAATAGCAAGTTTTGCAGCCATTGCTTGCGAGAATAAGTTTGAATCAGGTCAAGTTGTTTATAATTCTGATGCAGCAGGCGATGCCTTATATGTAATCATTGAAGGCACTTTTGTCGTTCGTGTAATTGATGAAAACGGTGATGAAGTAGACGTTACTGTATTAAAAAAAGGTTCGTATTTTGGTGAAATGGAAGTGATTGGCGGTATGAATCGTACGGCTGCCATTGTGGCCGACAGCCCAGGTCGATGTTACCGCTTTGAAGCAGCTTCGCTACTTGCGTTGCTAAAACGCGACAATGCACTTGCAGCCCATTTTTATAGAAAAGTTGCTCGTGAGCTAGTGCGAAGGTTACGTAATACAACGCGAGACATGGGATACTTTAAAGTGCGTGCCAACCAATAGCCACGTGAAGGAGTGCAAAACCATGAACCAAGCGGCGCGTGCCGCATTTGTAGTGGCTCTAATAATGGCAAGTGGGCTTGCGCACGCTGCTCCATTTGAGCCACCGGCTGAAGATGATTCTGTAAAAGTCAAGTATCAACCGTATGTTATTCAGAATCGTAAGTATGAACTTAATCACGAATTTTTGTTTTCATCAGGTGTTTTGCCTGTTGATCCATATTACAAAAGTGTAATTGGTACATTTGGTTATACAGTTCATTTTAATGACCACTGGGCCTGGGAAATCGGTCAATTCAGCTACGCTTACAATATTCAAACATCTTTAATGCGAAAGTTAAAACGCACTGCTGAAGCATCGGGCGCTGATACACCTAACTTACCTGCTATACAATGGATTGCCGCATCGCATTTAGTTTTAAAA
The sequence above is a segment of the Deltaproteobacteria bacterium genome. Coding sequences within it:
- a CDS encoding outer membrane beta-barrel domain-containing protein: MNQAARAAFVVALIMASGLAHAAPFEPPAEDDSVKVKYQPYVIQNRKYELNHEFLFSSGVLPVDPYYKSVIGTFGYTVHFNDHWAWEIGQFSYAYNIQTSLMRKLKRTAEASGADTPNLPAIQWIAASHLVLKPLYGKEAMFNTKVVHLEAFLQLGPNVLNLTNTSSKLSFGADFGGGLRMWLSRTWSLRFDLSELVYLHDVTGKRRIRQAIQLRLGMAATLGGEE
- a CDS encoding cyclic nucleotide-binding domain-containing protein gives rise to the protein MNTAMELAQTELFADLNSDQIASFAAIACENKFESGQVVYNSDAAGDALYVIIEGTFVVRVIDENGDEVDVTVLKKGSYFGEMEVIGGMNRTAAIVADSPGRCYRFEAASLLALLKRDNALAAHFYRKVARELVRRLRNTTRDMGYFKVRANQ